One Rhizobiales bacterium GAS188 DNA window includes the following coding sequences:
- a CDS encoding DNA-binding transcriptional regulator, LysR family, translating to MDSRDLRYFEAVARLGGMNKAALELNTVQSNVTSRIRELERQLGANLFRRHSRGVALTKAGARLLPYAVKIAQALEEARCAVVDDGTPRGRLLIGSLETTAALRLSPLIAAFSLKYPEVDLSLKVGSNDQIIPQVLSMNFDAAFVAGPVQHPNLLAEPVFEEELVIAHGVARARESLFVSGCKILVKAPGCAYRDRLERLMTDHGVCEYTCLEFGTLDAIIGCVEAGLGFTLLPRSLLAGAAEASRLKLYDLPPKISVVQTLLVRRRESHEFSALRAFTEFVHERANLGKLRDGPHLVAT from the coding sequence ATGGACTCGCGCGATCTCAGATATTTTGAAGCGGTCGCCCGCCTCGGCGGGATGAACAAGGCTGCCCTGGAACTTAACACCGTCCAGTCGAACGTGACCTCGCGGATACGCGAACTGGAACGGCAACTGGGAGCTAACCTATTCCGGCGTCACAGCCGCGGCGTTGCACTGACGAAGGCAGGTGCCCGGCTTCTCCCATACGCGGTCAAGATCGCCCAGGCCCTGGAGGAAGCAAGATGCGCGGTTGTGGATGACGGCACGCCGAGAGGAAGACTCCTTATCGGTTCATTGGAAACGACCGCTGCCCTGCGCCTCTCACCATTGATCGCCGCCTTTTCGCTCAAGTATCCGGAGGTCGACTTGAGCTTGAAAGTGGGGTCAAATGACCAGATTATCCCGCAAGTGCTTAGTATGAATTTCGACGCAGCCTTCGTGGCTGGGCCTGTTCAACATCCGAACCTCCTAGCAGAGCCCGTTTTCGAGGAAGAACTCGTCATTGCTCACGGCGTTGCGCGTGCTAGAGAGAGTTTATTCGTGAGCGGCTGCAAGATCTTGGTAAAGGCACCGGGCTGTGCGTATCGAGACAGGCTTGAACGTCTGATGACCGATCATGGAGTATGCGAATACACTTGCCTTGAGTTTGGTACCCTTGACGCTATCATCGGGTGCGTCGAAGCCGGGCTTGGTTTTACGCTTTTGCCCCGGAGCCTCCTTGCGGGCGCTGCTGAAGCCAGCCGGTTGAAACTATATGACTTGCCCCCAAAGATTTCGGTCGTTCAGACGCTACTCGTACGCCGTCGTGAGAGTCATGAATTTAGCGCTTTGCGAGCCTTTACAGAGTTCGTGCACGAAAGAGCCAACCTGGGGAAGCTTCGCGATGGACCTCATTTGGTCGCGACATAA
- a CDS encoding Predicted dithiol-disulfide oxidoreductase, DUF899 family codes for MNAKAETLAPADQLARENPIRIPNESVEYRAARQALLAQEFELRRQIERVAAMRRALPPGGPVTGDYRFETEDGPSDLAGLFGDKQTLVVYNYMFGPERKRPCPMCTNLLDAWDGNADDIAQRVSLVVVARSPLERLAAVKRERGWKNLRLASALTDAFTRDYAGSPDGGLDSGGPAVFTRRGGTIRHFWSQEMIASDPGQDPRGAPDPAPLWTVLDMTPEGRGADWYPSLEYKA; via the coding sequence ATGAACGCCAAAGCCGAGACCCTGGCCCCCGCCGATCAGCTCGCCCGCGAAAATCCCATTCGCATCCCCAACGAGAGCGTCGAGTACCGGGCGGCACGACAAGCGCTGCTCGCCCAGGAGTTCGAGCTCCGCCGCCAGATCGAGCGGGTGGCGGCGATGCGCCGGGCGCTACCACCTGGAGGTCCGGTTACCGGTGACTATCGCTTCGAGACCGAAGACGGCCCAAGTGACCTCGCCGGCCTGTTCGGCGATAAGCAGACGCTGGTGGTCTACAACTACATGTTTGGTCCCGAGAGGAAGCGGCCATGCCCCATGTGCACGAACCTGCTCGACGCCTGGGACGGCAACGCCGACGACATCGCTCAGAGGGTGTCGCTCGTGGTCGTCGCGCGTTCGCCGTTGGAGCGGCTCGCGGCGGTGAAGCGCGAGCGGGGCTGGAAAAACCTCAGGCTGGCGAGCGCTCTCACCGACGCCTTCACGCGAGACTATGCCGGGAGCCCGGACGGCGGATTGGATAGTGGAGGGCCCGCCGTCTTCACTCGCAGGGGCGGCACGATCCGCCACTTCTGGTCGCAGGAGATGATCGCAAGCGACCCTGGCCAGGACCCGCGCGGCGCGCCCGACCCGGCCCCATTGTGGACCGTGCTCGACATGACGCCCGAAGGGCGCGGCGCGGACTGGTATCCCTCGCTGGAGTACAAGGCCTAG
- a CDS encoding transcriptional regulator, TetR family, with protein MKIEGETRSARKDREIIQAATAAFVSRGYDGTSMEEIATKAGVSKQTVYKHFTDKETLFTAVVQSTANHANDVVESVTTLLSDTKFMEGGLQQLARHVVTMLMDEELLKLRRLIIANADRMPQLGRSWYEKGFGRMLASMASCFQKLTIRGLMQTSDSYLAASHFFGMLLWIPMNEAMFTGNSSPRSKAELERHADASVEAFLLAYGVQSK; from the coding sequence ATGAAAATCGAAGGCGAGACCAGATCGGCACGCAAGGATCGCGAAATCATCCAAGCCGCCACGGCGGCGTTCGTCAGCAGGGGTTATGATGGAACCAGCATGGAGGAAATCGCCACCAAGGCGGGGGTTTCCAAACAGACCGTCTACAAGCATTTCACGGATAAGGAGACGCTTTTCACGGCAGTCGTTCAGTCGACCGCCAACCACGCCAACGATGTCGTCGAGTCCGTGACAACGCTGCTCTCCGACACGAAATTCATGGAGGGTGGTCTGCAACAGCTCGCCCGACATGTGGTGACGATGCTGATGGATGAAGAGCTGTTGAAGTTGCGGCGCTTGATTATCGCCAATGCGGATCGAATGCCGCAGCTCGGCCGCAGTTGGTACGAAAAAGGCTTCGGGCGCATGCTGGCCTCAATGGCGTCCTGCTTTCAAAAGCTCACAATTCGAGGCCTGATGCAAACCAGCGACTCCTATTTGGCAGCCAGTCACTTTTTTGGAATGCTTCTTTGGATCCCTATGAACGAAGCGATGTTCACTGGAAACAGCAGCCCGCGCTCGAAGGCCGAACTCGAACGGCACGCCGATGCCTCGGTTGAGGCATTTCTTCTCGCTTATGGGGTGCAGTCGAAATAG
- a CDS encoding Uncharacterized conserved protein, translating into MRVMVLVKATDDSEKGFLPTTEAMAAMEAMGKFNDELRNAGIMRAADGLKPSSQGKRIAFDGPGRTVIDGPFAETRELLAGFWLWEVKDMDEAVAWVKRCPNPMPGPSEIEIRPLYEMADLQR; encoded by the coding sequence ATGCGTGTGATGGTGTTGGTGAAAGCGACCGACGACAGCGAAAAGGGCTTTCTCCCCACGACAGAGGCCATGGCGGCGATGGAGGCAATGGGTAAATTCAATGATGAGCTGCGCAATGCCGGCATCATGCGCGCCGCAGACGGCCTCAAGCCCTCCTCGCAGGGCAAGCGTATTGCGTTCGATGGTCCTGGCCGTACGGTCATCGACGGGCCTTTCGCCGAGACCCGCGAGCTGCTCGCCGGCTTCTGGCTCTGGGAAGTCAAGGACATGGACGAGGCGGTCGCCTGGGTGAAGCGCTGCCCCAATCCCATGCCGGGACCGAGCGAGATCGAAATCCGGCCGCTGTACGAGATGGCTGATTTGCAACGATGA
- a CDS encoding transcriptional regulator, LysR family: protein MNRSAGTWLWDDVRFFLAVARASSLSGAARVLGVGHVTVGRRIALLEKRLGVTLLNRTPDGFTVTSAGDAILRQCMAMENAALDLERIAAGSDSLVAGSVRVTTTEALAYQVVAPAIATLRQAHPGLQVDLVVGVRSLDIARREADLAVRFARAAAPDLICRKLGEVGFTLYASKRYLTGAGIPKRGQGLAGHDLITFTGAPAATSPFFLGESLDGARIALRCDNPLIQRTAAANHVGIAELACFLGDCFPDVIRVWPHEAPARRTAWLILHEDMRRSARIRAVSAAITEAFRRQRNTLAEGIRSQSGSH from the coding sequence ATGAACAGATCGGCCGGAACCTGGCTATGGGATGATGTGCGCTTCTTTCTCGCTGTGGCGCGCGCGAGCAGCTTGTCGGGAGCCGCCCGCGTTCTGGGTGTCGGGCACGTTACGGTCGGGCGACGCATTGCGCTCCTGGAGAAGCGTCTGGGCGTCACGTTGCTCAACCGCACCCCGGATGGCTTTACTGTCACCTCGGCCGGAGACGCCATCCTGCGCCAATGCATGGCGATGGAAAATGCCGCATTGGACTTGGAACGGATCGCCGCAGGGAGCGATTCACTTGTGGCGGGCTCCGTTCGGGTGACCACTACCGAGGCGCTCGCCTACCAAGTGGTCGCGCCTGCCATTGCAACGCTGCGGCAGGCCCATCCCGGGCTGCAGGTCGATCTGGTTGTCGGTGTCCGCTCGCTTGACATTGCGCGGCGCGAAGCCGATCTCGCGGTCAGATTCGCGCGCGCGGCGGCTCCTGACCTCATCTGCCGCAAGCTCGGAGAGGTGGGCTTTACGCTCTACGCTTCGAAACGTTACCTGACAGGCGCGGGCATTCCGAAGCGCGGCCAGGGTTTGGCCGGCCACGACCTGATCACATTTACGGGTGCGCCGGCGGCTACCAGCCCCTTCTTTCTGGGAGAGTCGTTAGACGGTGCACGCATAGCGCTGCGATGCGACAATCCACTTATCCAGCGGACGGCTGCCGCCAACCATGTGGGTATTGCAGAGCTCGCGTGCTTCCTCGGCGACTGCTTTCCCGATGTCATCCGGGTTTGGCCGCATGAGGCACCCGCACGTCGCACTGCGTGGCTGATCCTGCACGAAGATATGCGTCGCTCGGCGCGAATCAGGGCCGTGTCGGCCGCTATCACCGAAGCGTTTCGCCGTCAGCGCAATACTCTGGCGGAAGGAATTCGTAGCCAATCAGGATCGCATTGA
- a CDS encoding Pimeloyl-ACP methyl ester carboxylesterase, with amino-acid sequence MRNNTFSRRDMLRAGGAFTIGAAFLAPRMAAAAAASGADPEPTSWVDSAMPEVTHRMIETNGIHLHVAEQGEGPLIILCHGFPECWYSWRHQLPALAKAGFRAVAPDLRGYGQSDRPEDVEKYTILDDIGDIVGLVDALGAKQAVIAGHDIGAAIAWQTALLRPDIFRAVIALSPPFRSRGFGDSGRPTTLMPRTENAVFYQLFLQTPEAEAGLGRDLRLTFRYQFHTFSGDRPPSAGVGGLPPGMMPRKGGFLTDPPSLPAWVTESDIDVYVKEYARSGFHGPLAWWRNIDRGWELMAPFAGAAVTVPALYMAGERDFVAAVFSRDIAKQSALVPKLRPPIMLPGCGHWTQQERAPEVSTAMIDFLRSS; translated from the coding sequence ATGCGAAACAATACGTTTTCCCGACGCGACATGCTCCGGGCGGGCGGCGCGTTTACCATCGGCGCTGCTTTCCTGGCGCCGCGTATGGCTGCGGCTGCAGCGGCCAGCGGCGCCGACCCGGAGCCGACATCCTGGGTGGATTCGGCGATGCCAGAGGTGACGCATCGGATGATCGAGACGAACGGCATCCACTTGCACGTGGCCGAGCAGGGTGAAGGTCCGCTCATTATCCTCTGCCACGGCTTTCCCGAATGCTGGTATTCCTGGCGCCATCAACTCCCGGCGCTGGCGAAGGCGGGGTTCCGTGCCGTGGCCCCCGACTTGCGCGGCTATGGGCAAAGCGACCGTCCGGAGGACGTGGAGAAGTATACGATTCTCGATGACATCGGCGACATCGTGGGTCTCGTCGATGCTCTGGGTGCTAAGCAAGCGGTGATCGCCGGCCATGACATCGGCGCCGCGATAGCATGGCAAACGGCGCTTCTGCGCCCCGACATCTTCCGGGCCGTCATCGCTCTCAGCCCGCCGTTCCGCTCGCGGGGGTTTGGCGACTCGGGGCGACCGACGACGCTCATGCCGCGGACCGAGAATGCGGTGTTCTACCAGCTCTTCCTCCAGACTCCCGAGGCGGAGGCGGGGCTAGGGCGCGACCTGCGTCTCACCTTCCGTTACCAATTCCACACGTTTTCGGGCGACAGGCCGCCATCCGCGGGCGTTGGAGGGCTTCCGCCCGGGATGATGCCTCGGAAGGGCGGCTTCTTGACCGATCCGCCGTCCTTGCCGGCTTGGGTCACGGAGTCAGATATCGACGTTTACGTCAAGGAATACGCGCGGAGCGGATTCCATGGTCCCCTTGCCTGGTGGCGCAACATCGATCGCGGCTGGGAGTTGATGGCTCCCTTCGCCGGAGCGGCGGTGACCGTTCCCGCGCTGTACATGGCGGGCGAGCGCGATTTTGTCGCTGCCGTTTTCTCCCGGGACATCGCGAAGCAGTCGGCACTGGTCCCCAAGCTCCGGCCCCCGATAATGCTGCCGGGTTGTGGTCATTGGACCCAGCAGGAACGTGCGCCAGAGGTCAGCACCGCGATGATCGACTTCCTTCGGAGCTCGTAG
- a CDS encoding Methyltransferase domain-containing protein, which yields MIDVLDGVRDHYRATGLTERLKTALAALGPENQQLTPQQLAALDQFHTRGLAATAELGKLAGVTADMSVLDVGSGVGGPARFLAATCGCRVTGVDLSEPFVDAARYLTQRTGQSGQVSFETASALELPFDDGGFDVVLLQHVAMNISDRARLYREIHRVLKPGGRFATFDVVSNGGEPHYPVPWARTPATSFLMTAAATREAIEPAGFRTLTCQDDTEAAKAWITQLRASWPPPSPNLGVVMGPDFAQLAANLGRNLLEGRLGILSAVFEAASIDT from the coding sequence ATGATCGATGTTCTTGATGGCGTGCGCGACCACTATCGCGCGACCGGCCTGACCGAGCGGCTGAAGACGGCGCTAGCTGCCCTTGGACCGGAGAACCAGCAACTCACGCCCCAGCAACTGGCCGCCCTCGACCAGTTTCACACCCGCGGGCTCGCTGCTACCGCCGAGCTTGGCAAGTTGGCCGGGGTCACCGCCGACATGTCGGTTCTGGACGTCGGCTCGGGCGTCGGCGGGCCGGCGCGCTTTCTGGCCGCGACCTGTGGCTGCCGAGTTACGGGCGTCGACCTCAGCGAGCCATTCGTCGATGCCGCGCGCTATCTGACCCAGCGTACGGGACAGAGCGGGCAGGTGTCGTTTGAGACCGCCAGCGCGCTCGAGCTTCCATTTGACGACGGCGGTTTCGACGTCGTGTTGCTGCAGCATGTGGCGATGAACATCTCCGACCGGGCGCGGCTTTATCGCGAGATCCACCGCGTGCTGAAGCCCGGCGGCAGGTTCGCGACCTTCGACGTCGTGTCTAACGGCGGCGAGCCGCACTATCCCGTGCCTTGGGCGCGAACGCCGGCGACGAGCTTTCTCATGACAGCCGCCGCGACGCGCGAGGCGATCGAACCGGCGGGCTTTCGCACGCTGACATGCCAAGACGACACCGAGGCCGCCAAGGCCTGGATCACGCAGCTGCGCGCGTCCTGGCCACCGCCTTCGCCAAATCTCGGCGTGGTGATGGGGCCGGACTTTGCGCAGCTTGCCGCCAACCTCGGACGAAATCTCCTGGAAGGCCGGCTCGGCATCCTGAGCGCAGTGTTCGAGGCCGCGTCAATTGACACCTGA
- a CDS encoding Nitrate/nitrite transporter NarK: protein MTVETSRSPGATIRAAAATAHLAAPPRQAWLIVALLFLFMVINFADKAVIGIAAVPIMDELLLSPREFGLLGSSFFLLFAVSAVVTGFIVNRVETRWALLVMGLVWALTQFPMLGSVGFGTIIAARIALGAGEGPAYPVALHSAYKWFPNELRTLPTAIVAQGAGIGIMVALPLLNWVIVRYSWHWAFGVLGIAGLAWTAAWFALGREGPLTASGATHAMRVPERIAYRQLLFSPTVIASWCASFGAQWGLSQALSWQGAFLIKGLGFTQGSIGLLGALPASASVILVISAGWFSQRLLARGVSSRMARGILGGACVALGGAALTIMPYAPGISAKIALTTIGVALPSVISVIANAVVSEMVPVAQRGALLAIGTAVSGSAGLLAPYVMGSVVEAATTPLDGFNAGFMICGVIMLVGGLIGMALIRPERDALRWTNPIAVATVGPA, encoded by the coding sequence ATGACTGTCGAGACGTCTCGATCACCGGGCGCCACAATTCGGGCAGCCGCCGCCACCGCGCACCTCGCCGCGCCGCCGCGCCAGGCCTGGCTGATCGTCGCCCTCTTGTTCCTGTTCATGGTGATCAACTTTGCCGACAAGGCGGTCATCGGCATCGCCGCGGTGCCGATCATGGACGAGCTGCTTCTCAGCCCGCGCGAGTTCGGCCTGCTCGGCTCGAGCTTTTTCCTGCTGTTTGCGGTCTCGGCGGTCGTCACCGGCTTTATCGTCAACCGGGTCGAGACGCGCTGGGCGCTGTTGGTCATGGGGCTCGTCTGGGCCTTGACCCAGTTTCCGATGCTCGGGAGCGTCGGCTTTGGGACGATCATCGCCGCACGCATCGCGCTCGGCGCCGGCGAGGGGCCGGCTTATCCCGTGGCATTGCACTCGGCCTACAAATGGTTTCCGAACGAGCTGCGTACCTTGCCCACCGCCATTGTCGCGCAAGGCGCCGGCATCGGCATCATGGTAGCGCTGCCGCTGCTCAACTGGGTCATCGTCCGTTATTCCTGGCATTGGGCATTCGGCGTGCTCGGCATCGCCGGCCTCGCCTGGACGGCGGCGTGGTTCGCGCTCGGCCGCGAGGGCCCACTTACAGCTTCCGGAGCGACGCATGCGATGCGAGTCCCCGAGAGGATTGCCTACCGGCAGCTATTGTTCAGCCCGACTGTCATTGCCAGTTGGTGCGCGAGTTTCGGCGCGCAGTGGGGGTTATCGCAAGCGCTGTCCTGGCAGGGTGCGTTTCTGATCAAGGGGCTCGGTTTCACGCAGGGCTCGATCGGCCTATTGGGTGCGCTTCCGGCGAGCGCCAGCGTGATCCTAGTCATCTCAGCCGGCTGGTTCTCGCAACGTCTGCTCGCCCGCGGGGTATCGAGCCGGATGGCGCGCGGGATCTTGGGCGGCGCCTGCGTCGCGCTCGGCGGTGCCGCGCTGACGATCATGCCCTATGCACCGGGCATTTCCGCGAAAATCGCCCTGACGACAATCGGGGTTGCGCTGCCTTCGGTCATCTCCGTGATCGCTAATGCGGTCGTTAGCGAAATGGTGCCGGTCGCTCAGCGCGGTGCTCTGCTCGCTATCGGCACTGCTGTTAGCGGCTCGGCAGGGCTTCTCGCCCCCTACGTCATGGGCAGCGTCGTCGAGGCGGCAACGACACCGCTCGACGGCTTCAACGCGGGCTTCATGATCTGCGGCGTCATCATGCTTGTGGGCGGCCTGATCGGCATGGCGCTGATCCGGCCCGAGCGCGACGCGCTGCGCTGGACGAACCCGATCGCGGTTGCGACGGTTGGCCCCGCGTGA
- a CDS encoding vancomycin aglycone glucosyltransferase — protein MRVLLPMHGSCGDVEPLVGLAVRLWELGTEVRVCAPPDCAELLARVGVPLASIGACR, from the coding sequence ATGCGTGTGTTGTTGCCGATGCATGGGTCGTGCGGGGACGTCGAACCGCTGGTGGGACTCGCGGTGCGGTTGTGGGAACTCGGTACGGAGGTGCGGGTGTGCGCGCCGCCGGACTGTGCGGAGCTGCTCGCCCGCGTCGGCGTGCCGCTGGCGTCGATTGGAGCGTGCCGATGA
- a CDS encoding 2-polyprenyl-6-methoxyphenol hydroxylase codes for MTEHAVAIAGGGPTGLMLAGELALAGVDVAIVERRASQDLAGSRAGGLHSRTIEVLDQRGIADRFLSKGQVAQVARFAGTRLDISDFPTRHPYGLGLWQNHIERILAGWVGELAVPIYGGREVAGFAQDDTGVDVQLSDGQSLRAEYLVGCDGGRSLVRKAAGIEFPGWAPTISSLIAEVEMAEQPELGIRHDAIGVHSFGRLEYEVRDGEVVYKDGGPIRVMVTEEHVGPPSEPTLRDLSEALVVVCGTDYGVHSPTWISRFTDMTRQAATYRDRRVLLAGDAAHVHAPDGGQGLNTGVQDAVNLGWKLAQVVKGTSPESLLDTYHAERHPVAARVLRNTMAAVALRRPDERTKALRDTMSELLGMDEPRRRFAAMLSGLDIHYDLGEGHKLLGRRMPNFDLATANGPLRVFTLLHDARPVLLNLGEPGRLDITPWADRVQVIDAKYVGTWELPAIGTVAAPTAVLIRPDGYVAWVGDLTQLGLADALTTWFGPPTVA; via the coding sequence ATGACCGAGCATGCGGTAGCGATCGCCGGAGGAGGCCCGACAGGGCTGATGTTGGCGGGCGAGTTGGCGTTGGCGGGCGTCGACGTTGCCATTGTCGAGCGGCGCGCCAGCCAGGACCTCGCCGGCTCGCGAGCGGGCGGTCTGCACTCACGCACCATCGAGGTTCTCGATCAGCGCGGCATCGCCGATCGGTTCCTCTCGAAGGGACAGGTGGCTCAGGTCGCGCGGTTCGCCGGGACCAGGTTGGACATCAGCGACTTTCCCACCCGGCACCCCTACGGGCTCGGGCTGTGGCAGAACCACATCGAGCGCATACTGGCCGGCTGGGTCGGCGAGCTGGCCGTGCCGATTTACGGCGGACGTGAGGTGGCGGGCTTCGCACAGGACGACACCGGCGTCGACGTCCAGCTGTCCGACGGCCAGTCGCTACGGGCGGAATATCTCGTCGGGTGCGACGGAGGACGCAGCCTGGTCCGTAAAGCAGCCGGCATCGAGTTCCCCGGGTGGGCCCCGACCATCAGCAGCCTGATCGCCGAGGTCGAGATGGCCGAGCAGCCGGAATTGGGCATCCGCCACGACGCCATCGGCGTCCATTCCTTCGGCCGGTTGGAATACGAGGTCCGCGACGGTGAGGTGGTCTACAAGGATGGGGGGCCTATACGGGTCATGGTGACCGAAGAGCACGTCGGACCCCCGAGCGAACCCACCCTGCGTGATCTCAGCGAGGCGCTCGTCGTCGTATGCGGGACCGATTACGGGGTCCACAGTCCGACCTGGATCTCCAGGTTCACCGATATGACCCGGCAGGCCGCGACCTACCGCGACAGACGGGTGCTGCTGGCCGGCGACGCCGCGCACGTGCATGCCCCGGACGGTGGACAGGGCCTCAACACCGGTGTGCAGGATGCGGTGAATCTGGGATGGAAGCTGGCCCAGGTGGTCAAGGGGACGTCGCCGGAAAGCCTCCTGGATACCTACCATGCCGAGCGCCACCCGGTCGCTGCCCGTGTGCTGCGCAACACGATGGCAGCGGTCGCGCTTCGCCGCCCGGACGAACGCACCAAGGCACTGCGCGACACCATGTCCGAGCTCCTCGGCATGGACGAGCCTCGCCGACGATTCGCCGCGATGTTGTCCGGTCTGGACATTCATTACGACTTGGGCGAGGGACACAAGCTGCTCGGACGCCGCATGCCGAATTTCGACCTGGCCACCGCCAACGGCCCGCTGCGGGTCTTCACCCTGCTGCACGATGCCCGGCCGGTGCTACTGAATCTCGGTGAGCCCGGCCGCCTCGACATCACGCCATGGGCAGATCGGGTTCAGGTGATCGACGCCAAATACGTTGGCACGTGGGAGCTTCCGGCAATCGGGACGGTTGCTGCTCCCACCGCCGTGTTGATTCGGCCCGACGGATATGTGGCCTGGGTGGGAGACCTAACCCAGCTGGGGCTCGCTGATGCGCTAACCACCTGGTTCGGACCACCCACCGTGGCGTAG
- a CDS encoding transcriptional regulator, TetR family → MGAAKTRQAGALRFRNARGEGEKLRGEIIDAAVKVLSALGPEDPFSLRSVAKMAKIAAPSVYIHFADRNVLLLAVLEKLFAEQVAIRAAAETDAAKAGGGAWERLLARSVASVRFGLEHPGHYKVLFEGRVVPRLNDPRIASFGRPLLVRSIELIREIPSQPKRVSDDPERLSLLLWSGLHGVVSLRINKPTLDWPPATELAEQITRTIIQPKVRKQSLAPR, encoded by the coding sequence ATGGGGGCAGCAAAAACCCGGCAGGCCGGGGCCCTGCGGTTCCGCAACGCCCGGGGCGAGGGCGAAAAGCTGCGCGGCGAGATCATCGATGCTGCGGTCAAGGTCTTGTCGGCGCTGGGCCCGGAAGATCCATTCTCCCTGCGGTCCGTCGCGAAGATGGCGAAGATCGCGGCGCCCTCGGTCTATATCCATTTCGCGGACCGCAACGTGTTGCTTTTGGCTGTGCTGGAGAAATTGTTCGCCGAACAGGTGGCGATCCGGGCGGCAGCCGAGACGGACGCGGCCAAAGCAGGTGGCGGGGCCTGGGAGCGCTTGTTAGCCAGGTCCGTGGCGAGTGTGCGCTTCGGCCTCGAACATCCTGGCCACTACAAGGTCCTGTTTGAGGGCCGTGTCGTACCCCGGCTCAACGATCCGCGCATCGCCAGCTTCGGCCGTCCGCTACTCGTACGTTCCATCGAACTTATCCGTGAAATTCCGTCTCAACCAAAGCGCGTCTCCGACGATCCCGAACGCCTGTCTCTTCTGCTGTGGTCCGGCCTGCATGGCGTAGTCTCGCTGCGCATCAACAAGCCGACGCTGGATTGGCCCCCTGCGACCGAGCTTGCCGAGCAGATCACGCGTACGATTATTCAGCCCAAGGTCCGGAAGCAAAGCCTGGCACCCAGATAG
- a CDS encoding Predicted oxidoreductase, protein MSPSPELGGAFAPAGTSFALNRIGYGAIKLTGPMVWGPPNDRRAAVAVVREAVRLGINHIDTSDYYGPYIANEIIREALHPYPEGLTIVTKVGARRGPDKSWPAALSKQELIDAVHDNLRHLGLDALDVVNLRVGGQFGPNDNSIAEPLSVLAELQTQGLIRHIGLSNISAGQFAEGEKIAKIVCVQNHYNLAHRLDDVLIDDLAGMGIAFVPFFPLGGFRPLQSPILHEAAAALGATTRQVALAWLLHRAPNILIIAGTSSADHLRENLNAATLRLPPETVDRLDQIAATAAQEKPGPGR, encoded by the coding sequence ATGTCCCCGTCCCCCGAACTTGGCGGCGCTTTCGCGCCGGCCGGCACCAGCTTCGCCCTCAACCGGATTGGATATGGCGCAATCAAACTCACAGGCCCAATGGTGTGGGGTCCGCCGAATGATCGCCGCGCGGCAGTGGCGGTGGTGCGCGAAGCCGTCCGGCTGGGGATCAACCATATCGATACCAGTGACTATTACGGCCCCTATATCGCCAACGAGATCATCCGGGAGGCTCTGCATCCCTATCCGGAAGGCCTGACGATCGTCACCAAGGTGGGCGCCCGGCGCGGTCCGGACAAATCCTGGCCAGCGGCGCTGTCCAAGCAGGAACTAATCGATGCCGTGCATGACAATCTGCGGCACCTGGGCCTCGATGCCCTGGACGTGGTCAATCTTCGCGTCGGGGGGCAATTCGGGCCGAACGACAATTCCATCGCCGAGCCGCTTTCGGTGCTCGCGGAGCTTCAGACACAGGGGCTGATCCGGCACATCGGCCTCAGCAACATCTCGGCCGGCCAGTTCGCAGAAGGCGAGAAGATCGCCAAAATCGTGTGCGTCCAGAACCATTACAATCTCGCGCACCGGCTGGATGACGTTCTGATCGACGATCTGGCGGGCATGGGCATCGCCTTCGTGCCGTTCTTTCCGCTGGGCGGATTCCGGCCGCTGCAGTCTCCCATCCTGCATGAGGCCGCGGCCGCGCTGGGCGCCACGACGCGGCAAGTCGCTCTGGCGTGGTTGCTCCACCGCGCGCCCAACATCTTGATCATCGCGGGCACGTCCTCGGCCGACCATCTGCGCGAAAACCTCAACGCCGCGACTTTGCGGCTTCCGCCCGAAACGGTGGACCGGCTGGACCAGATTGCCGCGACGGCGGCGCAGGAAAAACCGGGCCCGGGACGGTGA
- a CDS encoding transcriptional regulator, ArsR family: MPNAHDVLFRTLADPTRRALFERLCREGEQTVGALTARAGVSQPAVSKHLGVLRQAGLVRDRHEGRQTHYSAQLGALAPLIDWTSQMAGFWQSRFDDLEDLLKRMDQ; this comes from the coding sequence ATGCCGAACGCTCACGATGTGCTCTTCAGAACGCTCGCCGATCCGACTCGGCGGGCTCTCTTCGAACGACTGTGCCGCGAAGGAGAGCAGACGGTCGGGGCCCTGACGGCTCGGGCCGGGGTCTCGCAGCCGGCCGTCTCAAAGCATCTCGGGGTCCTGAGGCAGGCCGGGCTGGTGCGCGACCGCCACGAAGGTCGCCAGACGCACTATAGCGCGCAGCTCGGCGCCTTGGCCCCGCTGATCGACTGGACAAGCCAAATGGCCGGCTTCTGGCAAAGCCGGTTCGACGACCTCGAAGATCTGCTCAAAAGGATGGACCAATGA